The Chamaesiphon minutus PCC 6605 DNA window GTTAAAGTCTCAGCTCCCGATGCGGCGGTGATGGCCGATATCATGGGTCAATTGATCGACCTCGGTGCAGTCAGTCCCTCCGAGGACACTACCGACGCCAATCTCGCCCCAGTTACCCAGCCAGGAGTCGCGGCTGATGACTTCTATGCCACTACAATCTATCCGACCGAAGTCTCGATCGCGGGTAAGTGGATCGAGGTACAGGGACAGCGGATGGATGGCGCGATCGCGGTAACTCAGACACCCGCTGGGGTTGTCGCCCGCTGTAAGCTGCTACGGGAGCTAAAAGTTGGGGAATCTGTCGTCGTCGGTAGCGAGGGCATTCGCACCAAACGCAACACCACGACACTCAAAAAGAACGCCACCGAAGAATTTAGCTTCATGGGTGCGGGCGTATCTAGCGAGCGACGGGTGGAATTAGTCGTCGAACAGATTGCCTGGGATCTGCGCCAAATCCGCGATCGCGGTGGCAAAGTGGCCGTCGTCGCGGGGCCAGTTGTAATTCATACAGGCGGCAGCGAACACCTCAATCGACTGATTCGCGAAGGCTACGTTCACGCTCTACTCGGCGGTAATGCGATCGCGGTTCATGATATCGAGCAATCCTTAATGGGTACCTCCTTGGGTGTCGATATGAAGCGCGGCACCTCTGTCCATGGCGGTCACCGCCACCACCTCAAAGCGATCAATACCATTCGTCGCTGTGGCAGTATTGCCAAGGCGGTAGAACAAGGTGTATTACGCAGCGGGGTAATGTACGAATGCGTCAAAAATAACGTCCCGTTCTCGCTCGCCGGATCGATTCGCGATGATGGCCCCCTGCCAGATACCCAGATGGATTTAGTCGCAGCGCAGGCAGACTACGCTCGCTTAATTGAAGGTGCCGACCTAATTTTGATGCTGTCGAGTATGCTCCACTCAATCGGGGTGGGCAATATGACCCCCGCAGGCGTGAAAATGGTCTGTATCGATATCAATCCGGCAGTAGTGACTAAGTTAAGCGATCGCGGCTCGATCGAGTCAATTGGCGTCGTTACCGATGTCGGGCTATTTTTGAGTTTACTGGTGCAACAACTTAATAAGCTTACTGGGCAATACGCTCGTTAGGGGATAGGGGATAGGGGATAGGGGATAGGGGATAGTGAATGAAGGTTAGAGGGTAGAAAGTATGCGGCAGGAGGTTTGAGGTGTTGTGGAACGGCGTTCCACTATCCATTACTCATTACCGATCGCCCATCCACCCACTCTCCGCTGCCCGTACTGTCAAATTCAATACATCCATTCTTGCTGTTTATTGATAAGTTCAGATCGGCCTGCATCCTGTGTCTCGATCCCCATTGACGATCGCATCGGCGGTAAGTCTGTCTCGACCTAAAATTTAGATCGATCCAATTTAAAAAACAATCCTGACGACAGATAGATCGATCGATTGACTCCAGATACAACCATGTATTCCCAATCCGCAATCCACAATCCACAATGGTATGAGATTTTGGTTCGCTCTGGTGATATGATGGAAGACTTGAAGTCTTTGTTATGCTTAAAGTAACGCCTTTTCTAGACCATAAATCTATGTTAATTTCGACCCATTATCCAGTAATGGTGATTGGTGGAGCAGAAGACAAAGTCAATGGGTGCGGCATCTTAACCGCTTTCTTTAAAAGTGCTGGCGGCAAGATGGCGACAATCGGCATCATCCCCTGCGCCTCACAAGAACCCAGCGTTGTTGGCGATCGCTACTACCAAATATTTAAGGGGATGGGTGCCCAGCAAGTGCAAATACTCGATATTCGCCAGCCTAAAGAGTGCGACCAAGACCGTTGGCTAGATATTTTAGCTAATTGTACTGGCGTATTTGTCACTGGCGGAGATCAATTGCGCCTCCGCGATCTAATTGGCGGCAGTAGGTTTATGACCTCCATCAAAGAGCGCATCGCACAGGGAGAACTCGTCTTAGCCGGAACTAGTGCTGGTGCGGCGATCGTTGGCGAGCGGATGATTGCTGGCGGCAGCAGTGGCGAATCTCCCAATCAATCATTAGTCGATCTCACCACTGGCTTGGGCATTTTTCCAGAACTGCTGGTAGATCAACATTTCCACAACCGCAATCGCATGGCGCGATTGATCAGCGCGATCGCTGCCCATCCCGACAAGTTAGGAATTGGGATCGATGAAGATACCTGTGCGGCATTTGAAAATGATGGTACTTTTGAAGTCCTCGGCCAAGGCACGATTACGATCGTCGATCCGGGTAAATTAACCCATACTAATTATCGCGCAGCCACTCAAAGTTCGCCCCTGAGCCTACACAATCTTACCGTTCATGTCTTGAGTCCCGGCGATCGCTATGACTATCAAAACCGAGTAGTATTATCATAGCCGCTAATGTAAAAGTATCGATCGACACTCGTTTTAAAGATCGCTGGCAAGTTTTGATGAATTTAGCCACTCGATCGCCACGATCTCGATCGTTGTGTATCCAGCAATACTGAATTAGACCCTCAACTTGAAATTAAGTAAGAGTGGCATATTAATTCGATCGAAAAGAGTTTGACTCTAGCAGCAGATTCCCAAACTCAGCGTTTCAAATTTTATTTAAAACTACAAAATTACACTCACATCAGGGTGTAGTAAGCTAAAGGTATCGATCTACATATGAAAATTCTCCAAACTCAAACGCTTCGAGGTCCGAACTACTGGAGCATTCGTCGCTCAAAGCTGATTCTCGTGCGGCTGGATTTGGAGGAGCTAGCCGATCGCCCATCTGATACCCTTGAGGGCTTTCACGATCGCCTAGTCTCAGTTTTACCCAGTTTAGAAGAACATCATTGTTCGCCCGGTTGCAAGGGCGGCTTCCTAAGCCGGGTGCGCGAAGGTACCATGATGGGTCATATCCTGGAGCATGTGGCTTTAGAACTGCAAACTTTAGCCGGAATGCCAGTCGGCTTCGGACGTACCCGCGAGACAGCCACTCCTGGTGTCTATCAAGTTGTCATCGAATATCAGATCGAAGCTGCCGGACGATATGCCGCCAGAGCGGCTCTGCGGTTGTGTCAGAGCATTATCGAAATGGGCACATACCCCCCAGCCGAACTCGAACGCGATTTGGAAGACTTGATCGAGATGCGTAATGATGCGGCTTTGGGTGCTAGTACCGACGCCTTGGTCAAAGAAGCCGAAGCGATGGGAATTCCCTGGATGCATTTAGAGACGTGCGATTTGTTCCAGCTTGGCTACGGCAAACATCAAAAACGCGTCCAAGCGGCACTGACATCTTACAGTAATATTCTGGGCGTCGAACTAGCCTGCGATAAAGAAAAAACCAAGAAGATCTTGGCAGGGATGGGCGTTCCCGTCCCGTTGGGAATGACGATTTACGCCTTTAACGAATTAGCTGCCGCGATCGATCGCTTGGGCGGTTATCCCATTGTAATTAAGCCCCTCAATGGCAATCACGGGCGCGGCATTACGATCGACATTCGGGACTGGGAGCACGCCGAAATCGGCTACGATCGGGCGCGGGAAGTCTCTAGCGGCGTAATTGTCGAACATTTTTATCAAGGACGCGATCATCGAATTTTGGTTGTCAACCACAAAGTCGTCGCAGTAGCCGAGCGGGTACCCGCCCATATAATCGGCGATGGCAAACTGACGATCCGCGAATTAGTCGATCGCGAAAACCAAGATGTCCGGCGCGGTACGGGTCACGACAACATGCTGACCACGATCGAACTAGATGACTCCACCGATGAGATGCTGCGACTGCAAGGCGTCACGCTGACGACAGTACTCCCACCAGAGCGCGTCTGCTATCTGCGCGCGACGGCCAATCTGAGTACGGGCGGCATCGCAATCGATCGGACCGACGAGATCCACCCCGAAACCGTGTGGATGGCCGAGCGCGTCTCGCACATTATTGGTCTGGATGTCGCTGGCATCGATGTAATTACCACAGATATTACCAAAACTCTACGCGAAGCTGACGGCACGATCGTCGAAGTCAATGCCGCACCCGGATTGCGGATGCACATCTCGCCCAGTCAAGGCGTCGGTCGCAATGTTGCCGCGCCGATCCTCCAGATGCTATTTCCGCCCAATACTCCCACGCGGATTCCGATCGTCTCAATTACGGGGACCAACGGTAAAACTACCACCACGCGCTTAATCGCCCACATCTTCAGTCAGATGTACGATTCGGTAGGTTATACCACCACCGACGGTATCTATATTGGCGGGCGATTAGTCGAAAAAGGCGATACCACTGGGCCGCAAAGTGCCCAAATTATTCTCCAAGATCCGACGGTAGATATTGCGATCCTAGAAACCGCACGCGGCGGTATTTTACGATCGGGTTTAGCTTTCCAGCATTGCGACGTCGGTGTCATTTTAAATGTCGCTGCCGATCATTTAGGCTTAGGCGATATTGAGACCATCGACCAATTAGCCCGCGTCAAAGGCGTCGTTGCCGAAGCCGTGCGCGCCGATGGTTATGCCGTCCTCAATGCCGATGACGAGCGCGTAGCCGCTATGGCCGACCAGGCACGCGGGAAGGTCGCCTATTTCTCAATGGATGCCAATAACCCATTAGTGCGATCGCACGTCCAACGTGGTGGCATTGCCGCAGTTTACACTAATAACTACATCACGATCTTGCAGCAAGATTGGGTACACCGGATTGAGAGTGTTGAGCGCGTACCGTTGACTCTGGGCGGACGGGTACCCTTTATGATTGCCAATACGCTGGCAGCCAGCCTCGCCGCCTTCGTGCAGGGTGTCAGTATCGAGCACATTCGCACCGCCTTACGCAGCTTCCGCGCCTCTGCCCAGCAGACCCCAGGCCGGATGAATTTATTCGACCTCGGCAGCTATCACGTCTTGGTAGACTACGCTCATAACCCCGCCGGATATGAAGCCGTCGGTAGCTTCGTCAAAAACTGGACTGGCCCAGCAATTGGGGTCGTTGGGGGGCCTGGAGATCGGCGCGATGAAGATCTGATCGAACTAGGCAAACTTTCAGCCACATTCTTCGATCGCATTATCATCAAAGAAGATGATGATACCAGAGGGCGCGCTTGGGGCGAAGTTGCCGAACTAATCGTCCAAGGCATCGAGCAAGTCATCCCCGCTGCCGAATTGCCAGCCAGCCACTCAATTATGCTCAATGAGGCCGAGGCAATTGGCTGGGCATTAGATAACGCCCCCGAAAATGCTCTGGTGACCATCTTCCCCGATAACGTCACTCGCGCGATCGAGCTAATTATGGCGCGCAATCCGATTATTGACAAACCAGAAGCGATGTTTTCTGCCGAAGTCAAGCCAGACAACGTGCCAGTCTTCGACACTATGAGTGCTGGCAGCAACGGCAGACACAGTAGCATTTAAATCTGATGTTAGACCGAAAAGGCGATCGAGCTAGATGTATTTAGTTCGGTCGTCATCGATCGTGAAAGTCTTCGATTATGCAATTTAATCCATCGATCGATCTGGAGCGGTCGATAATCGCGATCGATGCCGCCCAAGTTCCGCCCGTACTAAGCCATATAGCTATCCCGAACCATTCGCATCGCGCATGACAGGACGCCAAAAGCGATCGCTTGGCAAAGACTTTAGCTCCTTGTCAGTAGTTTTGTTCTGACAAAATTGACTTGCTCCCGCTCGATCCTGACAGTCAGTAGTCGATCGATGTTGACGTCGAACGACCACTGACGAGATATTTACTACATTGATTTGACGATGGAATCGTCATAGAGCGATTCGACTTTGAGGGGTTGAGTGACAAATTTAAATTCTTCAGCCGCTTTGGTAGTCAACTCTAAATTACCAATCAAGCTTTTGGGGTTGCTTTTATCGAAAGCAATTGTCTTGTTCGCCGCCACGTCGAATAACTTCACCCCCGCCAATTGCTCTTTGACTTCAGCCGCAGTTACGCCCATTTTGTCACCAGAAATTTTCAATGCTTCTGGGTCGCTAGCCATGACGAGCTTGACGGCTTTATCGACAGCTTTAAAGTATGATTGGAGGTCTTTCGAGCGAGTTTTGATGAGTTTGTCGCGGACGACCACCACATCGGCAATTAAGTTGGTATCTTTACTAGAAAAGATGATATTGCCACCACCTAGCTTGGCATTTTTAGTTAAATAAGGCTCATAGGTAACAGCTAGATCTACTTGCTTTGAGCCAAAAGCCGCAGCTGCTGCACCAGCTTCCATATCTTTAATCTTCAGATCGGCCTCAGTTAACCCACCCTGCTTTAAATAAGCTTGCAGCAATACTTTTTCAAAGAGCACGTTTTCCCTAGCGGCATTTTTACCCTTAGCATCTTTCGGTGTGGCAATATTCCTACCGATAATGCCATCGGCACCATTAGAATAATCGACTAAGTAGGCAATTTTTAATGATGGATCTTTAGCGATTGTTTGAATTGCATCGCCCGATGTCAACCAAGCAATATCAGCCTTACCAGCTAATACCGCAGTGATTTCTTCACTAGCACTTTGGAAAAATAAATCTTGAACATTCAAGCCTTCTTGTGTAAACAGTCCCTTTTTGACTGATACATAATGCCCTGAATAACCTACCCAGTTGTAAGCTGCCGAAACTAGGGGTGCGGATGCGGCTGTTGGTGCAGAACTATTATCAGGGGCATTAGTCTTTGGTTGCTGCGTACAGGCAATGGTTAATACAAAAGCAGTTATTGCTAAGAAAGTGCAGCGCAACCAAGCAGATAGTTTGAACATGAAGTCGAAAAAATAAGAGAGTAGTTAAACAAATGAAATCGCCACTACACATTGGATATAGAGCGCGATAAATAATTTCTCTATCTATTCCAACAGTAGACTAATGACGGATCTGGTCTGCCCAAGGAGTGAGGCGGCGAGATACCCACTTCAATCCATAATCTATGGTAAGGCCGATCGTGCCAATTAATACAATACAAAATAGAACTTTATCGGTTTGCAAGAACCTTTGAGCTTGAATAATTTTAAAACCTAGACCATTTTGGGCAGCCAATAACTCGGCAATCACCACAAAGTTCCAAGCTCCAGAAATATTTACCCGTAATGTATCGAGCACGCTAGGAAAAGTCGCAGGTACGATTACTTTCCATAGGACATCCCAGCGATTGGCACCCATAGTATATGCCACATTAATCATTTCATTGGGAATGAATTTGACGGCATCGGCTACCATGATGATGTTATATAATACAACCCCTAGGGTAATAATCAAAATTTTCGAGGGTTCGCCCAAACCTACCCAGATAATAATCAGCGGGACAAAGCCAGTAATCGGCATATAGCGCACCGTACCGACGATCGGCGAAAATAAGCTATCCATGCTGTAAAAAGTGCCGATTGCCAAGCCCACAGGGACGCCAATTATGGCCGCCAGCACAAAGCCAGCCAGTACTCGACCGCAACTAGCTAAGACATCTTCGCCCAGGCTGTTTTCTGCAAACATTGTCAATCCGGCTGATAGCACTGCCAGTGGGGTAGGCAAGAAAGTCGGCGGTACGAGCTGGAGCGAACTAACGATCGTCCACAGAGTCAACGGTAATGCCAATGACAAGGCCACTAACAACCACGATAACCGCTGCGGAAATCCCTGCCGAATACTCCAAAAGATTGAAGGTGAAAGATAACGATGCTGGCGGGTCGGCGGTTTGGGACTGGGGACGGAAATGGATTCAAGCACTGCGATATCCTTTTAAGATTGATGTTTGGTATTAACTTCTTGCGGGCATCCCGGCTGGCGGCGGCGATCGAGATATTCCCCTAAAATGTGCTGATACTTGTCGCGCCCGAACGATCGATAATGTCCGGGGTAAACAGTTGAGATGGGTAGTTTTTGGAGCCGCTCGTAGGTACGAATATAGTCAGGAATATTACTGCAATGCAGCTCGTCTAGCAATTCGCCATCGTAAATGACATCGCCAGAAAATAAGGCTTGCGATTGCGGGTCGTACAAGGCAATACATCCCGTCGAATGTCCGGGTAAATGCAAGACTTCCAACGCGCGATCGCCCAGATCTAGCACATCCCCATCCTGCAAAATTTGGGTGGGTTCGGCAGCATTAAAGGTGTACTCGTCTACTCTAAAACCCTGATGGGGTAACATCTCAAAATGGTCTAGATGTATCCAGCCCGGTTGAGCGCACAAGGCTTCATAGGCATCTCCTGCCCGCAATGCTTGCGCCTCTGCCGCATGAATGGCACGGCGATCGAATTCATGGATGCCTCCCGCATGGTCGAAATGAATATGAGACGCAACTGCCAGTAGTGGTTTGTCGATTAACTCAGCTAGATGCTGACGCAGGCTGGCTACGCCCAATCCGGTATCGACCAATAAATCTCGATCGCGCCCTTTAATTAGCCACAGATTGGCCCGGTTGTACCAATAATAATGCGGCTCTGTAATCAGATACAGTCCTTCTTCGATCCGCTCGGTAGCAAACCAGCGTTGGCAAAGCCTCTCGGAACGAGAATCGCAGACTTGTTTGGTTGCCATTACCTCACTCCTGACGCATGAGCTGAAGTACTTGCCGTTTAATAGCTACGAACTCTGGCGCGAGCTTGATATCGAGTTCGCGATGTTCGGGTAGATCGACGAGAATCTCACTTTGCACTCGACCCGGGCGACAACTCAGTACGTATACCCGTTGGGATAGATAAATAGCCTCTTCGACATCATGCGTAATCATCAATACCGTGACATGGGTTTTCGACCACAGTTCGAGTAAAAATTCTTGCATTTGTTCTTTAGTTTGAGCATCTAAAGCACCAAACGGCTCATCCATCAATAGTACAGCAGGTTCGTTTGCTAATGCTCTGGCGATCGCCACCCGCTGCTTCATTCCTCCAGATAACTGTTTGGGATAACTATTGGCAAATTTTTCTAGCCCTACCACATTCAGGAAGTAACCAACTTTCTCGCGCTGTGCCGATTTAGACATCTGCTGAAATTGCAACCCAAAAGCGATATTTTGAGCTACGGTCAACCACGGATAGAGAGTATAACCTTGAAACACCATCCCGCGATCCGAGCCAGGTTTACCCGTGACCGAGCGACCGTCTATCAATACCGCTCCGCTGGAAGGTGGGGTGAGTCCAGCGATAATATTCAGCAGAGTTGACTTGCCACAACCAGATGCGCCAACTAGACAAATAAATTCTCTGGGGAAGATTTCAAGATTGATATCTTGCAGTACGTTTAAGTGGCGATCGCCTCTGACAGGATAAGACTTGGAGAGGTGCTCGATCGACAGTTTCGGGGCTTGACGATCGAGCAATCTTACAGATGTCTGTTCTTGAAGCGTGCGGCTATTCATATATAGTGTGTTGATTGCCAGTAGTTAAAAAATAAATATAATTACCTCCAGAATATCCCTCACTCTGGGATTTTGACCTCAGCCAGATGAACTTACTTGCCCCAGCTACTCGACTCAAACCATTACTAATTAAATAACAAGATCGGGTTCGTAAAATGCTTGCAGAGAACATTTTATCAGCAAAGAGATCGGTAATTGAGGTGGGTGATGGTAAACTGAAACTATGGCTCGAATCTCAACAATTGTCTACTTCACGCTCGAACAATAAGACTTTTTGCGGAGATTATAACCCCCGAATAATTGGTAGGATCTCACTAGCAGTGTTTGTAACAGAACAGGGTTTGTTTTGCCCCGATTATCTGGGCAAATTTTTAACCACATTACGCCGCTCCTGTCAAGAGAAAAAACTTAAGTAGCATTAGGAATGCCGATCGATTTAAAAGCCAGATAGTGGCTGTCAGCACAGATGCGGTACTTTATTAATAATTAAATCTATGCGATTCTGATGATATCACCAAACTCCAAAAATATTGTGGCGATCGCTTACACTTTCATATCATATAGTCTCGGTATTCTGTTGATTCTTTCGTCACATTGGCAACTGAATATTCTAGGTATAATTGCGATCGTGCATAGTCTATCTATTGCCACGGCGTTGACTCATGAATTTAT harbors:
- a CDS encoding TIGR00300 family protein, whose translation is MTNAVRILMCAPHHYEVDYVINPWMEGNIHRSSREQAEAQWHQLYQVLKDYATIDLVEPQPGWPDMVFTANAGLILGNTVVLSRFFHPERQGEEPYFQQWFESQGYKVHTLPKSLPFEGAGDALLDRGGQWLWAGYGFRSELDAHAYLAQWLDVEVLSLRLVDRRFYHLDTCFCPLSDGYLLYYPPAFDTYSNRLIELRVPAEKRIAIEEADAVNFACNSVNVERTIVVNKASDSLKQILHARGFSVIETPLTEFLKAGGAAKCLTLRTTETYRESPQVSTIPSRIVQLEGHLLDSGLVNRVLDTIVAGGGSFQVINFSLGAQRLDTSTAEVKVSAPDAAVMADIMGQLIDLGAVSPSEDTTDANLAPVTQPGVAADDFYATTIYPTEVSIAGKWIEVQGQRMDGAIAVTQTPAGVVARCKLLRELKVGESVVVGSEGIRTKRNTTTLKKNATEEFSFMGAGVSSERRVELVVEQIAWDLRQIRDRGGKVAVVAGPVVIHTGGSEHLNRLIREGYVHALLGGNAIAVHDIEQSLMGTSLGVDMKRGTSVHGGHRHHLKAINTIRRCGSIAKAVEQGVLRSGVMYECVKNNVPFSLAGSIRDDGPLPDTQMDLVAAQADYARLIEGADLILMLSSMLHSIGVGNMTPAGVKMVCIDINPAVVTKLSDRGSIESIGVVTDVGLFLSLLVQQLNKLTGQYAR
- a CDS encoding cyanophycinase gives rise to the protein MLKVTPFLDHKSMLISTHYPVMVIGGAEDKVNGCGILTAFFKSAGGKMATIGIIPCASQEPSVVGDRYYQIFKGMGAQQVQILDIRQPKECDQDRWLDILANCTGVFVTGGDQLRLRDLIGGSRFMTSIKERIAQGELVLAGTSAGAAIVGERMIAGGSSGESPNQSLVDLTTGLGIFPELLVDQHFHNRNRMARLISAIAAHPDKLGIGIDEDTCAAFENDGTFEVLGQGTITIVDPGKLTHTNYRAATQSSPLSLHNLTVHVLSPGDRYDYQNRVVLS
- the cphA gene encoding cyanophycin synthetase, yielding MKILQTQTLRGPNYWSIRRSKLILVRLDLEELADRPSDTLEGFHDRLVSVLPSLEEHHCSPGCKGGFLSRVREGTMMGHILEHVALELQTLAGMPVGFGRTRETATPGVYQVVIEYQIEAAGRYAARAALRLCQSIIEMGTYPPAELERDLEDLIEMRNDAALGASTDALVKEAEAMGIPWMHLETCDLFQLGYGKHQKRVQAALTSYSNILGVELACDKEKTKKILAGMGVPVPLGMTIYAFNELAAAIDRLGGYPIVIKPLNGNHGRGITIDIRDWEHAEIGYDRAREVSSGVIVEHFYQGRDHRILVVNHKVVAVAERVPAHIIGDGKLTIRELVDRENQDVRRGTGHDNMLTTIELDDSTDEMLRLQGVTLTTVLPPERVCYLRATANLSTGGIAIDRTDEIHPETVWMAERVSHIIGLDVAGIDVITTDITKTLREADGTIVEVNAAPGLRMHISPSQGVGRNVAAPILQMLFPPNTPTRIPIVSITGTNGKTTTTRLIAHIFSQMYDSVGYTTTDGIYIGGRLVEKGDTTGPQSAQIILQDPTVDIAILETARGGILRSGLAFQHCDVGVILNVAADHLGLGDIETIDQLARVKGVVAEAVRADGYAVLNADDERVAAMADQARGKVAYFSMDANNPLVRSHVQRGGIAAVYTNNYITILQQDWVHRIESVERVPLTLGGRVPFMIANTLAASLAAFVQGVSIEHIRTALRSFRASAQQTPGRMNLFDLGSYHVLVDYAHNPAGYEAVGSFVKNWTGPAIGVVGGPGDRRDEDLIELGKLSATFFDRIIIKEDDDTRGRAWGEVAELIVQGIEQVIPAAELPASHSIMLNEAEAIGWALDNAPENALVTIFPDNVTRAIELIMARNPIIDKPEAMFSAEVKPDNVPVFDTMSAGSNGRHSSI
- a CDS encoding ABC transporter substrate-binding protein codes for the protein MFKLSAWLRCTFLAITAFVLTIACTQQPKTNAPDNSSAPTAASAPLVSAAYNWVGYSGHYVSVKKGLFTQEGLNVQDLFFQSASEEITAVLAGKADIAWLTSGDAIQTIAKDPSLKIAYLVDYSNGADGIIGRNIATPKDAKGKNAARENVLFEKVLLQAYLKQGGLTEADLKIKDMEAGAAAAAFGSKQVDLAVTYEPYLTKNAKLGGGNIIFSSKDTNLIADVVVVRDKLIKTRSKDLQSYFKAVDKAVKLVMASDPEALKISGDKMGVTAAEVKEQLAGVKLFDVAANKTIAFDKSNPKSLIGNLELTTKAAEEFKFVTQPLKVESLYDDSIVKSM
- a CDS encoding ABC transporter permease, producing MLESISVPSPKPPTRQHRYLSPSIFWSIRQGFPQRLSWLLVALSLALPLTLWTIVSSLQLVPPTFLPTPLAVLSAGLTMFAENSLGEDVLASCGRVLAGFVLAAIIGVPVGLAIGTFYSMDSLFSPIVGTVRYMPITGFVPLIIIWVGLGEPSKILIITLGVVLYNIIMVADAVKFIPNEMINVAYTMGANRWDVLWKVIVPATFPSVLDTLRVNISGAWNFVVIAELLAAQNGLGFKIIQAQRFLQTDKVLFCIVLIGTIGLTIDYGLKWVSRRLTPWADQIRH
- a CDS encoding MBL fold metallo-hydrolase, coding for MATKQVCDSRSERLCQRWFATERIEEGLYLITEPHYYWYNRANLWLIKGRDRDLLVDTGLGVASLRQHLAELIDKPLLAVASHIHFDHAGGIHEFDRRAIHAAEAQALRAGDAYEALCAQPGWIHLDHFEMLPHQGFRVDEYTFNAAEPTQILQDGDVLDLGDRALEVLHLPGHSTGCIALYDPQSQALFSGDVIYDGELLDELHCSNIPDYIRTYERLQKLPISTVYPGHYRSFGRDKYQHILGEYLDRRRQPGCPQEVNTKHQS
- a CDS encoding ABC transporter ATP-binding protein; this translates as MNSRTLQEQTSVRLLDRQAPKLSIEHLSKSYPVRGDRHLNVLQDINLEIFPREFICLVGASGCGKSTLLNIIAGLTPPSSGAVLIDGRSVTGKPGSDRGMVFQGYTLYPWLTVAQNIAFGLQFQQMSKSAQREKVGYFLNVVGLEKFANSYPKQLSGGMKQRVAIARALANEPAVLLMDEPFGALDAQTKEQMQEFLLELWSKTHVTVLMITHDVEEAIYLSQRVYVLSCRPGRVQSEILVDLPEHRELDIKLAPEFVAIKRQVLQLMRQE